The Gemmatimonadota bacterium genome has a segment encoding these proteins:
- a CDS encoding histidine phosphatase family protein, whose protein sequence is MRILPSLLAALLVTTAACRAPVTSTIILVRHAERPAGADPDLNAAGYARAESLATALARTNVDGVLHTQFKRTLQTAAPLAKSKSLTPVVVSAAGTEAQHAQAVLAALAPFVGKTAVYVGHSNTVPAVIQALGIAPAPAIADTSYSHFFIVRKRGQSAELVRVRYGK, encoded by the coding sequence ATGCGAATTCTCCCATCCCTACTCGCCGCGCTCCTCGTCACGACGGCGGCCTGCCGAGCCCCGGTGACCAGCACGATCATCCTGGTTCGCCACGCCGAGCGGCCAGCGGGGGCCGATCCGGACCTCAATGCGGCGGGGTATGCGCGCGCCGAGTCGCTGGCGACGGCGCTCGCGCGGACCAATGTGGACGGGGTGCTGCACACACAGTTCAAGCGCACCCTACAGACTGCTGCCCCCCTCGCGAAGTCGAAGTCACTGACCCCGGTGGTGGTGAGTGCGGCAGGGACGGAAGCCCAGCACGCCCAGGCGGTCCTGGCGGCCCTGGCGCCCTTCGTGGGGAAGACGGCGGTCTATGTCGGCCACTCGAATACCGTGCCCGCGGTGATCCAGGCGCTCGGCATCGCCCCGGCGCCGGCCATCGCCGACACGTCGTACAGCCACTTCTTCATCGTTCGCAAGCGCGGCCAGTCGGCTGAGCTGGTGCGTGTGCGCTACGGCAAGTGA
- a CDS encoding cytochrome c oxidase assembly protein has product MQFWCSFTNTAWDWSWRPFPGVWLFVLLLGWCAFRLNRAGGGTPRPIHPLTLLGLALTWIALDWPVGALGAGYLASVHMAQFLLLGLLVPAALLAGLRPESQVAIAQSRTGTVLERITRPVTALILFNVIVLITHLPPIVDRLMPTQLGSMAIDLLWFVAGLIFWFPMLVDAPVRPRFVPPLRMLYLVVGLMFSPVMFGLVGFMLYAEHPLYGLYELAPPFPGWTSKMDHELAAVMMSVTGALVAFIGLSTIFFKWSKTDA; this is encoded by the coding sequence ATGCAATTCTGGTGTTCCTTCACCAATACGGCCTGGGATTGGAGCTGGCGTCCGTTCCCGGGAGTCTGGCTCTTCGTGCTACTCCTCGGCTGGTGTGCATTCCGCCTGAACCGTGCGGGTGGCGGGACCCCACGTCCCATCCACCCGCTCACCCTCCTTGGTCTGGCCCTCACCTGGATCGCACTGGACTGGCCGGTCGGCGCGTTAGGCGCGGGATACCTCGCCAGCGTGCACATGGCCCAGTTCCTCCTACTCGGCCTCTTGGTGCCGGCCGCACTGCTCGCCGGGTTGCGACCGGAGTCCCAGGTGGCGATCGCGCAGTCACGCACGGGGACAGTACTCGAGCGGATCACGCGCCCGGTGACGGCGCTGATCCTCTTCAACGTCATCGTGCTGATCACGCACCTGCCGCCCATCGTGGATCGGCTCATGCCCACCCAGCTCGGCTCCATGGCGATCGACCTCCTCTGGTTTGTTGCGGGGCTGATCTTCTGGTTCCCCATGTTGGTTGACGCGCCGGTGCGCCCGCGCTTTGTGCCGCCTCTCCGGATGCTCTATCTCGTGGTGGGGTTGATGTTCTCGCCGGTGATGTTCGGGCTGGTTGGATTCATGTTGTATGCCGAGCACCCGCTCTACGGGTTATATGAGCTCGCGCCGCCATTCCCCGGCTGGACCTCCAAGATGGACCACGAACTCGCCGCCGTGATGATGTCGGTCACCGGGGCGCTGGTGGCCTTCATCGGCCTGTCAACGATTTTCTTCAAGTGGAGCAAGACCGACGCGTGA
- a CDS encoding SCO family protein — protein MRRLFTLLVPALAVFGSCRGEAPKDEALFRGVYVSPPVEKPDFTFTDFNGQPFNFRLETADKVALLFFGYTHCPDVCPLHAANIAAVLKEMPFEEREKIQFIFVTTDPERDTPERLKSWLGAFNRDFIGLAGSVDELARVQTALRIAPAKKEFLPGADSSAYLVGHAAQVIAFGRDGLARTEYPMGVRQEDWAKDLPRLARGELPSDPGSALPGKNVELTPSTSDVTGPAIRVQVAVMPAPPSTSEAAVYLVIANSGTADTLVSVSSPEAAGAMIHTTEPSGGQQIMKMRDRVPLAPGETVSFLPGGTHVMLMQLSRLPAAGESFPLRLRFARAGEFAIAPMVVPYAELEEQLRRPQ, from the coding sequence ATGCGTCGCCTGTTTACCCTGCTCGTCCCGGCCCTCGCCGTTTTTGGCAGCTGCCGAGGTGAAGCGCCCAAGGATGAGGCGCTCTTTCGGGGGGTCTACGTGAGCCCCCCGGTCGAGAAGCCGGACTTCACGTTCACCGACTTCAACGGACAGCCCTTCAACTTCCGGCTCGAGACCGCCGACAAGGTGGCCTTGTTGTTCTTCGGTTACACACACTGCCCCGACGTCTGCCCGCTGCACGCCGCGAACATTGCCGCCGTGCTCAAGGAGATGCCGTTCGAGGAGCGAGAGAAGATCCAGTTCATCTTCGTGACGACCGACCCGGAACGCGATACGCCAGAGCGCCTCAAGTCGTGGCTGGGTGCCTTCAATCGCGACTTCATCGGACTGGCAGGGTCGGTAGACGAGCTGGCGCGCGTCCAGACCGCGCTGCGGATTGCCCCGGCGAAGAAGGAGTTCCTCCCGGGGGCGGACTCCAGCGCGTACCTCGTGGGCCATGCGGCCCAGGTCATCGCCTTCGGACGCGACGGACTCGCCCGCACCGAGTACCCCATGGGGGTGCGGCAGGAGGACTGGGCGAAGGACCTGCCGCGGCTCGCGCGCGGCGAGCTGCCCAGCGACCCGGGGAGCGCGCTCCCTGGCAAGAACGTCGAGTTGACCCCATCGACCTCTGATGTCACAGGTCCGGCCATCCGGGTGCAGGTGGCCGTGATGCCGGCGCCACCCTCCACCAGCGAGGCCGCGGTCTATCTCGTCATCGCCAACTCGGGCACGGCCGACACCCTCGTCAGCGTGTCGAGCCCCGAGGCGGCGGGCGCGATGATCCACACCACGGAACCAAGCGGTGGACAGCAGATTATGAAGATGCGGGACCGCGTGCCACTGGCACCGGGCGAGACCGTCTCTTTCCTTCCCGGCGGCACCCACGTGATGCTCATGCAGCTGTCGCGACTGCCGGCGGCGGGCGAGTCGTTCCCCCTGCGACTGCGATTCGCCAGGGCTGGCGAGTTTGCCATCGCGCCGATGGTCGTACCGTACGCCGAGCTGGAGGAGCAGCTTCGGCGCCCCCAATGA
- a CDS encoding SET domain-containing protein-lysine N-methyltransferase: MRDSPMQGLGAFAIEPIPEGVRLVEYSGQRITPAQADARYPDVEGERHHTYLFAIDDEWVIDAAFDGNDARWINHSCDPNCDAVVEDGKIWIETIREVSPGEELAYDYAYVLPERHTPAAKRRYPCSCGAATCRGTILARKR, translated from the coding sequence ATACGAGACTCGCCCATGCAGGGATTGGGGGCCTTCGCGATCGAGCCGATCCCCGAAGGGGTGCGGTTGGTGGAGTACTCCGGGCAGCGCATCACCCCGGCGCAAGCCGACGCGCGGTATCCCGACGTCGAAGGGGAACGGCACCACACCTACCTCTTCGCCATCGATGACGAGTGGGTGATCGACGCGGCGTTTGACGGGAACGACGCGCGCTGGATCAATCACTCGTGCGACCCGAACTGCGATGCGGTGGTCGAGGACGGGAAGATCTGGATCGAGACGATCCGGGAGGTGTCTCCGGGGGAGGAGCTGGCGTATGACTACGCGTACGTCCTCCCGGAGCGGCACACGCCGGCGGCCAAACGGCGGTATCCCTGTTCGTGCGGGGCGGCGACGTGTCGCGGGACGATCCTC